A genomic stretch from Sander vitreus isolate 19-12246 chromosome 17, sanVit1, whole genome shotgun sequence includes:
- the LOC144532901 gene encoding HLA class II histocompatibility antigen gamma chain-like yields MSDPETQNQPLLAATNQQAAINAQGGRSSRAYKVAGITLLACVLIVGQAMIAYFLLSQRGVITSLKEQNNNLQSQMTKGRSVAMPVRMHMPMNALPELMDVDREASTEVPENNVPLQATDCQLEAAGVKTVQVPGFRPACDERGLYQAQQCFRHHCWCVNPVNGLEVAGSLRKGQASCSAAVFTGGMSKLLTVPDVAV; encoded by the exons ATGTCGGACCCCGAGACCCAAAACCAGCCTCTCCTGGCAGCTACCAACCAGCAGGCAGCCATCAATGCACAGGG TGGCCGCTCCTCCCGGGCCTATAAGGTGGCAGGTATAACCCTGTTGGCCTGTGTCCTGATTGTGGGCCAGGCAATGATCGCCTACTTCCTCCTCAGCCAGAGGGGCGTAATCACGTCTCTGAAGGAGCAAAACAACAACCTGCAGTCACAAATGACAAAGGGAAGATCTG TTGCTATGCCCGTGCGGATGCACATGCCCATGAACGCCTTGCCTGAGCTAATGGATGTGGACAGG GAGGCTTCCACTGAAGTCCCAGAAAATAATG TCCCTCTGCAGGCCACTGACTGCcagctggaggcagctggtgtGAAGACTGTGCAGGTCCCAGGTTTCCGCCCCGCTTGTGACGAGCGGGGCCTCTACCAGGCCCAGCAGTGCTTTAGACACCACTGCTGGTGTGTGAACCCAGTCAACGGGCTAGAGGTCGCTGGATCCCTGAGGAAAGGACAGGCCAGTTGCAGTGCAGCTGTCTTCACTG GTGGCATGAGCAAACTGCTGACTGTGCCTGATGTAGCTGTCTGA
- the LOC144532902 gene encoding SLC35A4 upstream open reading frame protein-like encodes MANDKGPLGQLKDLVELKDQLEDIQRRMEDEIQAGVPPGGSLLASPFLKGFLAGYIVARLRSSALLGVAVGTCTGIYAAQNYAVPNIENTVKDYIRNLKGGRK; translated from the exons ATGGCAAACGACAAG gGTCCTCTGGGCCAGCTCAAGGACCTGGTGGAGTTGAAGGACCAGCTGGAAGACATCCAGAGACGGATGGAGGATGAGATACAGGCTGGGGTTCCTCCA GGAGGCAGTCTGCTGGCTTCTCCTTTTCTCAAGGGTTTTCTGGCTGGGTACATTGTTGCAAGGCTACGTTCTTCAGCATTACTGGGTGTTGCCGTAGGGACGTGTACAGGAATCTATGCAGCGCAAAATTATGCTGTTCCCAATATTGAAAACACCGTCAAAGACTACATACGCAACCTGAAAGGAGGACGCAAATGA